The Aureitalea marina genome includes a window with the following:
- a CDS encoding HAD family hydrolase translates to MALNGIKAIAFDADDTLWVNEPFFRQAEEEFCELMKDYLPSEECNKLLFDIEMQNLPLYGYGIKPFTLSLIEAAIRFSNGQVPIERLNVLIERGKKMLQEPIELIDGIEETLKALAPNYRLVMATKGDLLDQERKLIKSGLEPYFHHIEIVSDKTENQYRKLVSHLDIRPEEFLMVGNSVKSDILPVLNIESYAFHIPFHTTWVHELVDGSIDHPRFRELSNAREMLELL, encoded by the coding sequence ATGGCATTGAACGGGATAAAGGCAATTGCCTTTGATGCGGACGATACGCTCTGGGTAAACGAGCCCTTCTTCAGGCAGGCAGAGGAAGAATTCTGCGAGTTGATGAAGGATTATCTCCCGTCAGAAGAATGCAACAAGTTACTCTTCGACATTGAGATGCAGAACCTTCCGTTATATGGCTATGGGATCAAACCATTTACCCTTTCTCTGATCGAAGCCGCGATCCGATTCTCCAATGGTCAGGTTCCTATTGAACGTCTTAACGTACTGATAGAGCGCGGGAAGAAAATGCTGCAGGAGCCCATCGAGCTAATCGATGGGATAGAGGAGACCTTAAAGGCTCTAGCCCCTAATTATCGCTTGGTCATGGCGACAAAAGGAGATCTGCTGGACCAGGAAAGAAAGCTAATCAAATCTGGTCTTGAGCCTTATTTTCACCACATAGAGATCGTTTCGGATAAAACAGAGAATCAATATCGGAAACTAGTCAGTCACCTGGACATCAGACCGGAGGAATTCCTGATGGTCGGTAACTCGGTGAAAAGCGACATTTTACCGGTTCTCAACATTGAATCCTATGCCTTTCACATTCCCTTCCACACCACCTGGGTCCATGAGTTGGTGGATGGAAGCATTGATCATCCCCGGTTCCGGGAGCTGTCCAATGCCCGGGAGATGCTGGAATTACTGTAG
- a CDS encoding acyl-CoA carboxylase subunit beta: protein MDLNFNKNEDHNRLQLSDLKKRLAQVKLGGGQKRIDKHHEKGKLTARERIDHLLDQGSKRIEIGAFAGDEMYQEHGGCPSGGVVIVIGYVQKRLCVVVANDATVKAGAWFPITGKKNLRAQEIAMENRLPIIYLVDSAGVYLPMQDEIFPDKEHFGRIFRNNAVMSSMGITQIAAVMGSCVAGGAYLPIMSDEALIVDKTGSIFLAGSYLVKAAIGESIDNETLGGATTHCEISGVTDYKAKDDKDALETIRNIMGRIGEPEQAGFDRVEAIKPKEKPEDIFGILPRSRGDQYDMLEIIKRLVDNSDFQQYKEGYGKTIICAYARIDGWSVGIVANQRKVVKTKKGEMQFGGVIYSDSADKATRFIANCNQKKIPLVFLQDVTGFMVGSKSEHGGIIKDGAKMVNAVSNSVVPKFTIVIGNSYGAGNYAMCGKAYDPRLIAAWPSAELAVMSGKSAAKVLLQIETASLKKAGKTIDPKEEEELYNKIKARYDNQISPYYAAARIWTDAVIDPLDTRKWISMGIEAANQSPIEKPFNLGVIQV, encoded by the coding sequence ATGGACCTCAACTTCAATAAGAACGAAGATCACAATAGATTACAACTCAGCGACCTTAAGAAACGCCTGGCCCAGGTCAAATTGGGTGGAGGACAAAAAAGGATAGACAAGCATCACGAGAAGGGAAAACTCACCGCCAGAGAACGCATTGATCATTTACTAGACCAAGGATCCAAAAGGATAGAGATCGGAGCCTTTGCAGGGGATGAGATGTACCAGGAACACGGAGGATGCCCCAGTGGAGGTGTGGTAATTGTGATAGGCTATGTCCAAAAACGATTGTGTGTGGTGGTTGCCAACGATGCTACGGTAAAGGCAGGTGCCTGGTTCCCGATCACCGGCAAAAAGAACCTGAGGGCCCAGGAGATCGCCATGGAAAACCGACTCCCTATCATCTACTTGGTAGACAGTGCGGGGGTATATCTCCCTATGCAGGACGAGATCTTCCCAGACAAAGAACACTTTGGGCGGATCTTTAGAAATAATGCAGTAATGAGCAGCATGGGGATCACTCAGATAGCTGCCGTAATGGGCAGCTGTGTGGCCGGGGGCGCCTATCTCCCGATCATGAGTGATGAAGCTTTGATCGTGGACAAGACCGGCAGTATCTTCCTGGCCGGCAGTTACCTGGTTAAAGCTGCCATAGGTGAAAGCATAGATAACGAGACTCTGGGTGGAGCCACTACCCACTGCGAGATCAGCGGTGTGACGGACTATAAAGCGAAGGACGATAAGGATGCATTGGAGACCATTCGCAATATCATGGGACGAATTGGTGAGCCCGAGCAAGCCGGATTTGATCGTGTAGAAGCCATTAAACCCAAGGAAAAACCGGAGGATATCTTCGGAATACTTCCTCGCTCCCGCGGAGACCAATACGATATGTTAGAGATCATCAAACGCTTGGTTGATAATTCCGACTTCCAACAGTACAAGGAAGGCTATGGAAAGACCATTATTTGTGCCTATGCCAGGATCGATGGCTGGTCTGTGGGTATAGTCGCCAACCAAAGAAAGGTGGTCAAGACAAAGAAAGGAGAAATGCAATTTGGCGGAGTAATCTACAGCGACAGTGCCGACAAGGCTACCCGTTTCATTGCCAATTGTAACCAAAAGAAGATCCCCTTAGTCTTCCTTCAGGACGTAACCGGCTTTATGGTAGGTAGTAAAAGTGAACATGGCGGCATCATTAAGGATGGGGCCAAAATGGTGAATGCGGTAAGCAATTCGGTGGTCCCTAAGTTTACCATTGTTATTGGTAACTCCTATGGGGCAGGAAACTATGCCATGTGCGGCAAGGCATACGACCCAAGGCTGATCGCAGCCTGGCCGAGTGCCGAATTGGCCGTAATGAGTGGCAAGAGTGCAGCCAAGGTGCTGCTCCAAATAGAGACAGCCTCCTTGAAGAAGGCGGGGAAGACCATAGACCCCAAAGAAGAGGAGGAGCTTTACAACAAGATCAAGGCCCGATACGACAACCAGATCTCACCTTATTATGCAGCGGCCCGGATATGGACAGATGCAGTGATCGACCCCTTGGATACCCGTAAATGGATCTCAATGGGCATAGAGGCGGCCAACCAATCCCCCATCGAAAAACCCTTTAATCTTGGTGTCATTCAGGTGTAA
- the ettA gene encoding energy-dependent translational throttle protein EttA has translation MSDDKKIIFSMSGVSKTYPSAQTPVIKNIYLSFFYGAKIGILGLNGSGKSTLLKIIAGVDTNYQGDVVFSPGYSVGYLEQEPQLDESKTVIDIVKEGVQEVVDVLDEYNKINDMFGLPEVYEDADKMQELMDKQAALQDKIDATNAWELDTKLEIAMDALRTPEPDKPISVLSGGERRRVALCRLLLQEPDVLLLDEPTNHLDAESVHWLEHHLSQYKGTVIAVTHDRYFLDNVAGWILELDRGEGIPWKGNYSSWLDQKAKRLAQEQKQASKRQKTLERELEWVRMAPKGRQSKQKARLSNYDKLLSQDQKQLDEKLEIYIPNGPRLGTNVIEANGVAKAYGEKLLYEDLNFKLPQAGIVGIIGPNGAGKTTIFRMIMGEETPDKGSFDVGETAKIAYVDQSHSNIDSNKTIWENFSDGQELIMMGGRQVNSRAYLSRFNFSGSEQNKKVSMLSGGERNRLHLAMTLKEEGNVLLLDEPTNDLDVNTLRALEEGLENFAGCAVIISHDRWFLDRICTHILAFEGDSQVYFFEGGFSDYEENKKKRLGGDLLPKRIKYKKLIR, from the coding sequence ATGTCAGACGATAAGAAGATCATCTTTTCCATGTCTGGGGTCTCCAAGACCTATCCATCGGCCCAGACACCGGTTATCAAAAATATTTACCTCAGTTTCTTTTACGGCGCCAAGATCGGCATCTTAGGACTGAACGGTAGTGGTAAATCAACCTTGCTTAAGATCATTGCCGGGGTTGATACCAATTACCAAGGCGATGTGGTTTTCTCTCCTGGATACTCTGTTGGATACCTGGAGCAGGAGCCCCAACTGGACGAATCCAAGACGGTCATCGATATCGTCAAGGAAGGCGTTCAGGAAGTGGTTGATGTATTGGATGAATACAACAAAATAAACGATATGTTCGGGCTGCCCGAGGTGTATGAGGATGCAGACAAAATGCAGGAACTGATGGACAAGCAGGCTGCCTTGCAGGATAAGATCGACGCTACCAATGCCTGGGAGTTGGACACCAAACTGGAGATCGCCATGGATGCGCTAAGGACTCCGGAACCGGATAAACCAATATCGGTACTTTCTGGAGGAGAGCGACGACGCGTAGCCTTGTGCAGATTGCTTCTGCAGGAGCCTGATGTGCTGTTATTGGACGAGCCTACCAACCACTTGGATGCTGAAAGTGTTCATTGGCTGGAGCACCATCTTTCTCAGTACAAGGGAACGGTGATCGCCGTTACTCACGACCGCTATTTCCTGGATAATGTAGCGGGTTGGATCTTGGAGTTGGACAGGGGAGAGGGTATACCCTGGAAAGGGAACTATTCCTCTTGGCTGGACCAGAAAGCCAAGCGCCTCGCCCAGGAACAGAAACAAGCCAGTAAACGGCAAAAGACTTTGGAGAGAGAGTTGGAATGGGTTAGAATGGCGCCCAAAGGTCGTCAATCCAAACAAAAGGCCCGTTTGAGCAATTACGATAAACTGTTGAGTCAGGATCAGAAACAGCTGGACGAGAAGCTGGAGATCTACATCCCGAATGGACCCCGCTTGGGGACCAATGTGATAGAGGCCAATGGGGTGGCCAAGGCTTATGGCGAAAAATTGCTATACGAGGACCTCAATTTCAAATTGCCCCAGGCTGGGATAGTTGGGATCATTGGTCCAAACGGAGCCGGTAAGACAACAATCTTTAGAATGATCATGGGCGAAGAGACTCCGGACAAGGGTAGCTTTGACGTTGGAGAGACTGCCAAGATCGCTTATGTGGATCAATCTCATTCCAATATTGATTCCAACAAGACCATTTGGGAGAATTTCTCCGATGGACAGGAGCTGATTATGATGGGTGGTCGTCAAGTGAATTCTAGGGCCTATCTAAGTAGATTCAACTTTAGTGGTTCTGAACAGAACAAGAAAGTCTCTATGCTTTCCGGTGGAGAACGCAACCGCTTACACCTGGCCATGACCTTAAAAGAAGAAGGTAATGTGTTACTTTTAGATGAGCCGACTAACGATCTTGACGTCAACACATTACGCGCGTTAGAGGAAGGGCTTGAAAATTTTGCTGGCTGTGCCGTGATCATTTCCCACGATCGATGGTTCCTGGACCGGATCTGTACGCACATCTTAGCCTTTGAAGGGGATAGTCAGGTCTATTTCTTCGAGGGAGGATTCAGCGATTACGAGGAGAACAAGAAGAAACGCCTGGGAGGAGACCTGCTCCCAAAACGCATCAAGTACAAGAAATTGATCCGCTAA
- a CDS encoding putative porin — protein sequence MSILRALLLALSLLFPVMALAQTDSTQQKFTWTGDFRFRVEPDWDSRKSDGSYRDNRTRLRYRVRFGGTYHLDSNWEIGARLRTGFGRKQQDPQLTLGYAFNEFGTLPIFLEKAYGQYVTGGIRIWAGKNTFPFEKQNELFWSDHVYPEGVALRGMWPVSGNWIDELGGNTGHFIAIFNNGGLDEDSYFQGIQAVSKHWNKRLTLFPGFYYFHALPDIPDGGGTYTVDYSILHLGGRVDLLEKPIVGVELDYYHNLQEYTKNDSIPNNLQDQRTGWVISARVGKLKKKGDWKFRITLQELERFSAVDYFAQNDWARWDYSFADSPDGRLTNYRGLELMAGYMISDQIKVNTRYFAVEQLVPYGPFLETGQRIRFDIDIGF from the coding sequence ATGAGTATACTCAGAGCCCTACTGCTCGCTCTATCACTATTGTTCCCGGTTATGGCCTTAGCCCAGACCGATAGCACTCAGCAAAAATTTACATGGACCGGCGATTTTAGATTCCGCGTAGAACCTGACTGGGATTCCCGCAAAAGTGATGGGTCTTACAGGGATAACAGGACCCGTCTTCGCTACCGGGTCCGGTTTGGCGGCACCTACCACTTGGATTCCAATTGGGAGATCGGCGCGCGCTTAAGGACTGGATTTGGCAGGAAACAACAAGACCCCCAGTTGACCCTTGGTTATGCCTTTAATGAATTTGGAACCCTGCCAATTTTCCTGGAGAAAGCCTATGGCCAATACGTTACCGGCGGAATACGCATCTGGGCAGGAAAAAACACCTTTCCTTTTGAGAAACAGAACGAATTGTTCTGGAGTGACCATGTCTATCCAGAAGGAGTCGCCTTAAGAGGAATGTGGCCTGTATCCGGAAATTGGATCGATGAACTGGGCGGAAATACCGGGCACTTCATTGCCATTTTCAACAATGGCGGATTGGATGAAGACAGCTATTTTCAAGGCATACAAGCCGTGAGTAAACATTGGAATAAGCGATTGACCCTTTTCCCGGGTTTCTACTATTTCCACGCTTTACCCGACATCCCAGACGGGGGTGGGACCTATACCGTAGACTACTCCATACTGCATCTTGGTGGACGGGTCGACTTACTCGAAAAACCGATAGTCGGGGTCGAGCTAGACTATTATCACAATTTACAGGAATACACCAAGAACGACTCCATCCCAAACAATCTTCAGGACCAGCGCACAGGCTGGGTCATTAGTGCCCGGGTGGGTAAACTGAAGAAAAAAGGGGACTGGAAGTTCAGGATCACCTTGCAAGAATTGGAACGCTTTTCCGCAGTGGATTACTTTGCTCAAAACGACTGGGCCCGTTGGGATTATTCGTTCGCAGATTCTCCTGACGGCCGCTTAACCAATTACCGTGGACTAGAATTGATGGCTGGCTATATGATCTCAGATCAGATCAAGGTCAACACCCGGTACTTCGCCGTAGAGCAGTTGGTCCCATACGGTCCATTCCTGGAGACCGGACAGCGGATACGGTTTGATATCGATATCGGTTTTTGA
- a CDS encoding CAL67264 family membrane protein, producing MNKNTVLAWATFIMILVGLGLIALGAFKYDDVAGWGFAAVGIGFFAIAWVFNALKGRV from the coding sequence ATGAATAAAAATACCGTTCTTGCCTGGGCCACCTTTATAATGATCCTGGTGGGACTGGGTCTGATTGCATTAGGCGCCTTTAAGTATGACGATGTAGCAGGTTGGGGATTTGCAGCGGTTGGGATCGGATTCTTTGCCATTGCCTGGGTCTTTAATGCCCTTAAGGGGCGGGTTTAA
- a CDS encoding S9 family peptidase encodes MKKFLFLVAFCLFTSYLSAQLQSDFDYLDVFQLEYANDPQISPDGNYVVYRRMGYDIMKDRSVGSLWVISTTDPTIHHKLTARDASESQARWSPDGKKIAFVSSTENGSEIYLYWTDTGAVARLTQLPASPGNLAWSPNGRRIAFTMKVEAKPPVIAKIPAKPKGAKWAAAPRITDRLKHEADGAGYIKPGFTHIFTISSEGGAPRQLTSGDFNHGGSLSWSSNSYKVFFSANRSEDWEYDFRNSEVYAFNTQTWLYETFTDRNGPDAAPMASPDGSYVAYIGFEDKVQTYQTRKLNLMHADGSNKQVLSSNLDRSISRAKWSGDGQGLYVQYNDLGLTKIGYMDLSGNLTELVSNVGGTTIGRPYASGAFSVAKNGKVAYTVSYPDRPADVAIYDPATGTAKDLTNLNGDLMDYRNMGMVQEINYKSSYDGRELQGWIVYPPKYEKRKSYPLIVENHGGPILNYGPHFSAEMQLYAAKGYAVFYPNPRGSTSYGEEFGNLLYNNYPGQDYNDVMDGVDAVMEKMKIDKDRLYVTGGSAGGIMTAWIVGKTNRFRAAVVAKPVMNWISKTLVADNYYGYANSRYPGQPWENFEGYWKFSPISLVGNVETPTMVMVGMNDLRTPPSEAKQLYHALKLRKIETVLVEIPEASHGIANRPSNLIAKVAHTLAWFEKYK; translated from the coding sequence ATGAAGAAGTTCCTTTTTCTCGTTGCCTTTTGCTTATTTACCAGTTACCTCAGCGCACAGTTACAATCCGACTTCGATTATTTGGATGTTTTCCAACTGGAATACGCCAATGATCCCCAGATCTCTCCAGACGGAAACTATGTGGTCTATCGCAGAATGGGCTATGACATCATGAAAGATAGATCGGTGGGAAGCCTATGGGTGATCAGTACCACAGATCCCACGATTCATCACAAACTAACGGCAAGAGACGCTAGTGAAAGCCAGGCCCGATGGTCTCCCGATGGGAAGAAGATAGCCTTTGTGAGCAGCACGGAGAACGGCAGTGAGATCTATCTGTATTGGACAGATACCGGTGCTGTAGCTCGACTCACGCAATTGCCAGCTAGTCCTGGGAATTTGGCTTGGTCTCCCAATGGCCGGAGAATTGCCTTTACCATGAAGGTGGAAGCCAAACCACCTGTAATAGCCAAGATTCCGGCTAAACCCAAAGGTGCCAAATGGGCCGCTGCTCCAAGGATCACAGATCGGCTAAAGCATGAGGCGGATGGGGCAGGCTATATCAAACCTGGCTTTACCCACATCTTTACAATCTCCTCAGAGGGTGGTGCACCCCGCCAGTTGACCTCCGGAGATTTCAATCATGGCGGCTCGCTATCCTGGTCGTCCAACAGCTATAAAGTATTCTTCTCTGCCAATCGCAGCGAAGATTGGGAATACGACTTCAGGAATTCTGAGGTTTATGCCTTCAATACGCAAACCTGGTTATACGAGACCTTCACAGATAGGAACGGCCCCGATGCAGCGCCCATGGCATCCCCGGACGGAAGCTATGTTGCTTACATCGGCTTTGAGGACAAGGTACAGACCTATCAAACCAGGAAGCTGAACCTGATGCACGCTGACGGATCGAACAAGCAGGTACTTTCTTCCAACTTGGATCGAAGCATAAGCAGGGCCAAGTGGTCTGGTGATGGTCAAGGATTGTATGTGCAGTACAACGACCTCGGCCTGACCAAGATCGGTTATATGGACCTCAGTGGAAATCTCACAGAACTGGTAAGCAATGTGGGTGGTACGACCATTGGCAGACCTTATGCTAGTGGTGCCTTTAGTGTTGCAAAGAATGGGAAAGTAGCATATACTGTTTCCTATCCCGATCGGCCTGCCGATGTTGCCATTTATGACCCCGCTACGGGAACAGCAAAGGATCTGACCAACCTGAATGGTGATCTGATGGACTATCGAAACATGGGTATGGTGCAGGAGATCAATTATAAATCCTCCTATGACGGCAGGGAACTGCAGGGTTGGATCGTTTATCCGCCTAAATATGAAAAGCGAAAGAGCTACCCCTTGATCGTGGAGAATCACGGCGGTCCGATACTGAACTATGGTCCACATTTCTCGGCAGAGATGCAATTGTATGCTGCCAAGGGCTATGCCGTTTTCTATCCAAACCCGCGAGGAAGTACCAGTTACGGGGAAGAATTCGGAAATCTGCTGTACAACAATTACCCGGGTCAGGATTATAACGATGTGATGGATGGGGTTGACGCTGTAATGGAGAAGATGAAGATCGACAAAGACCGATTGTATGTGACCGGTGGGAGTGCAGGTGGTATCATGACCGCCTGGATCGTTGGCAAGACCAACCGTTTTCGAGCCGCTGTGGTGGCCAAGCCAGTCATGAACTGGATCTCCAAAACCTTGGTGGCAGATAACTATTACGGCTATGCTAATTCCCGTTATCCCGGCCAGCCCTGGGAGAATTTTGAGGGTTACTGGAAGTTCTCGCCCATATCCCTGGTTGGAAATGTAGAAACACCAACTATGGTTATGGTAGGGATGAACGACCTAAGAACTCCTCCAAGTGAGGCGAAGCAACTCTATCACGCCCTGAAACTGCGTAAGATAGAGACTGTGCTGGTCGAGATACCTGAGGCTTCTCATGGGATCGCCAACCGACCGTCCAACCTGATCGCCAAGGTGGCACATACCTTGGCCTGGTTCGAGAAATACAAATGA
- a CDS encoding bestrophin family protein: MILEKRIPLRYLFNLAKVDLLIVLLVSSAMTFVTNYFNIEYDFPISIPAFLGTAITLVLSFKLNQSYDRWWEARKIWGAIVNDSRSLIVQLIEFTDEPENKLVREIGQLQIAWCYSLANALRKLPPAQQAEDLIPDSEWSKIVKQDNIPLGIHVAIAKRVNQLRAEDKLNAYQQVQIDETLVRLTASMGMAERIKNTVFPKKYRLFLHFFIYIFIGTLDIAITGLIHTIFEVPLVVIIALPFFMLEKTALGLQDPFENRPNDTAMSTISTAIDRNIRQLLDLPGQPDPLESDSFYAM; the protein is encoded by the coding sequence TTGATACTCGAAAAACGAATACCGCTTCGCTACCTCTTCAACCTGGCCAAGGTTGATCTGTTGATAGTTCTTTTGGTCTCATCTGCCATGACCTTTGTGACCAACTACTTCAATATCGAATACGACTTCCCCATTTCCATACCGGCCTTCCTGGGTACAGCAATCACCCTGGTTCTGTCTTTCAAACTGAACCAGTCCTATGACCGTTGGTGGGAAGCAAGAAAGATCTGGGGTGCCATAGTAAACGACTCCAGGAGCTTGATCGTCCAGCTGATCGAATTTACGGACGAACCAGAAAACAAGCTGGTCCGGGAGATCGGTCAATTACAGATTGCCTGGTGCTACAGCCTGGCCAATGCGTTGAGAAAACTTCCACCGGCTCAGCAGGCTGAAGATTTGATTCCAGATTCCGAATGGTCCAAGATCGTGAAACAGGACAATATCCCTTTGGGTATCCATGTGGCCATTGCAAAGCGCGTCAATCAATTGAGGGCAGAAGATAAGCTGAATGCGTATCAGCAGGTTCAAATAGATGAGACCTTGGTCCGATTGACCGCATCCATGGGAATGGCAGAACGGATCAAGAACACGGTATTCCCTAAGAAGTACCGGCTATTTTTACACTTCTTTATCTACATCTTTATTGGTACGCTGGATATCGCTATTACTGGTCTGATACACACCATCTTTGAAGTACCACTTGTAGTGATCATCGCCCTGCCTTTTTTCATGCTCGAAAAAACGGCACTAGGCCTTCAAGACCCATTCGAAAACCGGCCTAACGACACCGCCATGTCTACCATCTCTACCGCCATTGATCGCAACATCCGGCAATTACTTGACCTTCCTGGTCAACCTGATCCACTGGAGTCCGATTCCTTCTACGCCATGTAA